A window of Pirellula sp. SH-Sr6A contains these coding sequences:
- a CDS encoding DUF4254 domain-containing protein yields MIDISEVLTMQSDTVAQWHQNPIDNPFEPSHGKEAIQSIACQQHQFNYLLWHEEDIARSPDVSDAQIAQVKRNIDRYNQLRNDWIEKLDDWITEDLERRSIQPLSTAKLNTETPGSAIDRLSILALRIYHLDEQLQRTDVDQSHRDKVMTRLAICRLQRDELSNSLRELLADIYAGLKQHRTYRQFKMYNDPTLNPYLYDRNRTAPSGN; encoded by the coding sequence CGACATTTCAGAAGTTTTGACGATGCAATCCGATACGGTTGCACAGTGGCATCAAAACCCGATCGATAATCCATTCGAACCATCACACGGAAAAGAAGCGATTCAATCCATCGCGTGCCAGCAACATCAGTTCAACTATTTGTTATGGCACGAAGAGGATATCGCACGAAGCCCCGATGTTTCGGATGCACAAATCGCGCAAGTCAAACGGAATATCGATCGCTACAACCAGCTCCGTAATGACTGGATCGAAAAACTAGATGACTGGATTACGGAAGATCTCGAACGCCGATCCATTCAGCCTCTGTCGACGGCAAAACTCAACACCGAGACGCCGGGGAGCGCAATAGACCGACTCTCGATCCTGGCTCTTCGCATCTATCACCTGGACGAACAACTTCAGCGTACCGATGTCGATCAGTCCCATCGCGATAAGGTCATGACCCGTTTGGCGATTTGCCGATTGCAACGGGATGAATTGAGCAACTCCCTGCGGGAATTGCTGGCAGATATCTATGCAGGGTTAAAGCAACATCGGACGTACCGACAGTTCAAAATGTACAACGATCCCACATTGAATCCTTATCTGTACGATCGAAACCGAACCGCTCCCTCCGGCAATTAA